A section of the Anaerohalosphaeraceae bacterium genome encodes:
- the cas6 gene encoding CRISPR system precrRNA processing endoribonuclease RAMP protein Cas6 has translation SGDKSTLIMRSVFGEYYTFAEVQIEGRFEGKGCLPPFRGATLRGGFGYHLKQTVCHRKQSTCQDCIVRTTCAYSCIFEGIPPQDRQMMRLYPYVPQPFTLLVNPEDPAQIEPGDMFSFGMRLFGRAIELFPYIAYSFIEMGKEGLGKDRIPFQITRIVQPSFALEIYQEQGACLRKVQTEYPQNVLPFCKRIRTDFITPVRLRVNGREPSAIRFEDLIRAIVRRFSILTYFYGTPPENLSIDYSAAAAVSSVCSQTKPIEFRRFSGRQKRPVEMSGLVGSAIYEGNLEPFLSWLSIAQIIGVGKAASFGFGRIQITPLQEDKYDAERID, from the coding sequence TCTCAGGCGACAAATCCACCTTAATTATGCGCTCAGTTTTCGGGGAGTATTATACATTTGCAGAAGTCCAAATTGAAGGACGGTTTGAGGGCAAAGGATGTCTGCCGCCGTTTCGGGGGGCCACTCTTCGAGGCGGCTTCGGGTATCATCTCAAACAGACGGTCTGTCATCGAAAGCAGAGCACCTGTCAGGACTGTATCGTTCGGACCACTTGCGCTTACAGCTGCATCTTTGAAGGGATTCCTCCGCAGGACCGTCAGATGATGCGGCTCTATCCCTATGTCCCGCAGCCCTTTACACTTCTGGTTAATCCGGAGGACCCTGCCCAAATCGAGCCGGGCGATATGTTTTCTTTCGGCATGCGTCTTTTCGGCAGGGCCATCGAGCTGTTTCCTTATATCGCCTACAGTTTCATCGAAATGGGCAAAGAAGGGCTCGGGAAAGACCGGATACCTTTCCAAATTACCCGGATTGTCCAGCCCTCCTTTGCGTTGGAGATTTATCAGGAGCAGGGGGCTTGCCTCCGGAAAGTCCAAACAGAATATCCTCAAAATGTGCTTCCTTTCTGTAAGCGCATCCGAACGGATTTTATTACGCCCGTGCGTCTTCGAGTCAACGGCAGAGAACCTTCTGCAATCCGATTCGAGGATTTAATCCGTGCGATTGTCCGAAGATTCTCTATTTTGACGTATTTCTATGGGACCCCGCCGGAAAATCTTTCTATTGATTATTCTGCGGCGGCGGCCGTTTCCTCTGTTTGCAGCCAAACCAAACCAATTGAGTTCCGCCGATTTTCCGGCAGACAGAAACGCCCTGTTGAGATGAGCGGTCTGGTCGGAAGTGCGATTTATGAAGGCAATCTGGAGCCGTTTCTGTCCTGGCTGTCGATTGCCCAAATTATTGGCGTTGGAAAGGCGGCCAGCTTCGGCTTCGGCCGCATCCAGATAACCCCTTTGCAAGAGGACAAATATGATGCAGAAAGAATTGATTGA